In the Mytilus trossulus isolate FHL-02 chromosome 1, PNRI_Mtr1.1.1.hap1, whole genome shotgun sequence genome, one interval contains:
- the LOC134719817 gene encoding uncharacterized protein LOC134719817 encodes MARDELYVMAVSGIYGYHATKTGSKCSLVWMASCFVIPSSVQCRTIGTWDDISDDLHRLEYVDSESDHVMPRMLTHADLHSESQNNVHEIYRLSPEPYRNEGDGNSRETERSFEQEDPIDDYLAEYAQIISSKEEEEEENNTEEYIRPSETSSQTHDEKRQIFARRKSCSDVSKKAGLSLGLSIPKDQSADDFHVSSAARSPNKPDKFDFKSITAMARRMSIPILDKSEDVDHGTKIYGEKLIKKSRTTKQFREAFSEETDDYIPHRAPKTLSKSLTTSEIENACDELKNEKPGSMKNIVAELKLRGQNYNESKHRNEDNNNQDNNSYQKMSKSLTMSEIEKASDDYKIESPVQFRCVVKELQQRSEDLPEDGYHHDESFGSNSLDQSFTGSYTSDSSHTNSLRRNRSDDSRRMEKNNYKANRSSDPVRGYSNTLPSNRAHNSRSTEIRNNHTNRLSDSMRDSHFSKTLPANFDGNISGASTPRNYRDEHNSKINSSRQKSEEPASDLMKKLNNLTAQTRMATRPSLGNIEGYEPSSSTMMRSQSVMNVSSPLSPRYDRNLLSSSLSSSTSSSSDIPAISYHSVVDPCHRCWKTVYSLDKVGPIRKVQYHKQCFRCVTCNTMLSLNTYKQNVNDKSDVQVYCKKHVPTLESPHIDLEAKNLNVMMHHPKLDSVNTNIRGGTLEDKRKSRNLHPLRIGRAVSTPRLDLICGPNDNSESYDAPSIDKNGNVSLRELKMDDTPRSVWSRSTFSAAKLDLTVPASARTGSSLYRTVDTWNYL; translated from the coding sequence ATGGCGAGGGATGAACTATATGTAATGGCTGTAAGTGGAATTTATGGATATCACGCAACTAAAACTGGTTCGAAATGTTCCTTAGTGTGGATGGCCAGCTGTTTCGTCATCCCATCGTCTGTACAATGTCGAACTATAGGAACTTGGGATGATATATCCGATGATCTTCATCGTCTTGAATATGTTGACAGTGAAAGTGACCATGTTATGCCTAGGATGCTAACGCATGCAGATTTACACAGCGAATCGCAAAACAATGTTCATGAAATCTATCGGTTATCCCCTGAACCTTACCGGAATGAAGGGGATGGGAATTCTCGTGAAACAGAACGAAGTTTCGAACAGGAAGACCCGATTGATGACTATCTTGCCGAATATGCTCAAATTATTTCATCTAAGGAGGAAGAAGAAGAGGAAAACAATACAGAGGAATATATTAGACCGTCAGAGACAAGTAGTCAGACTCATGATGAGAAAAGACAGATATTTGCTCGTCGGAAAAGTTGTTCGGATGTAAGTAAAAAAGCAGGTTTATCATTGGGTTTAAGTATTCCGAAAGACCAATCGGCAGATGATTTTCATGTATCGTCTGCTGCAAGATCTCCTAATAAGCCAGACAAGTTCgattttaaaagtataacaGCAATGGCTCGACGAATGTCTATTCCCATTTTAGACAAATCTGAAGACGTTGACCACGGAACAAAAATTTACGGTGAAAAGTTGATCAAGAAAAGTAGAACGACAAAACAATTTCGAGAGGCCTTTTCAGAGGAAACTGATGATTATATTCCTCACAGAGCTCccaaaacattatcaaaatcCTTAACCACTAGCGAAATAGAAAATGCATGTGATGAATTAAAGAATGAAAAGCCAGGaagtatgaaaaatattgttgCCGAGTTAAAACTAAGAGGTCAAAATTACAATGAAAGTAAGCATAGGAATGAAGATAATAACAACCAAGACAATAATTCATATCAGAAAATGTCGAAATCTTTAACAATGTCCGAAATAGAAAAAGCAAGCGACGATTATAAAATAGAATCCCCGGTTCAATTCAGGTGTGTAGTGAAAGAACTCCAGCAACGCAGCGAGGACCTACCTGAAGACGGATATCATCATGACGAATCGTTCGGAAGCAACAGCCTTGATCAGTCTTTTACTGGGTCATATACATCGGATAGCTCCCATACAAATAGTCTACGCAGAAATAGATCTGACGACAGTCGcagaatggaaaaaaataattacaaggCAAATAGATCAAGTGATCCAGTCCGAGGATACTCTAACACTTTACCAAGCAATAGGGCGCACAATTCTCGTTCTACCGAAATTCGCAATAATCACACAAACAGACTTAGCGACTCAATGCGGGATAGTCATTTTTCCAAGACACTTCCTGCTAATTTTGACGGAAATATCAGTGGTGCTAGCACTCCACGGAATTATCGCGATGAAcacaattctaaaataaattcatcaagGCAAAAAAGTGAAGAGCCTGCGTCAGATCttatgaagaaattaaacaatctAACGGCACAAACAAGAATGGCAACGAGACCTAGTCTCGGAAACATAGAAGGATACGAACCTTCATCTTCAACAATGATGCGGTCACAGTCTGTGATGAATGTATCTTCGCCATTATCACCGAGATATGACCGCAACCTATTATCGAGTAGTTTAAGTTCGTCGACTTCTTCTTCTTCGGACATACCTGCAATATCTTACCACAGTGTTGTCGATCCGTGTCACAGATGCTGGAAAACTGTTTATTCATTGGATAAAGTTGGACCAATCAGAAAAGTGCAGTATCATAAACAGTGCTTTCGATGTGTCACGTGCAATACGATGCTTTCACTGAATACTTACAAACAAAATGTGAATGACAAGTCGGACGTGCAAGTTTATTGCAAGAAACACGTCCCGACCCTTGAATCACCTCACATCGACTTGGAGGcgaaaaatttaaatgtgatgATGCATCATCCGAAATTGGATAGTGTGAATACAAATATCAGAGGAGGGACACTAGAGGATAAACGTAAAAGTAGAAATCTTCACCCATTGCGTATAGGGCGTGCCGTCAGCACTCCTAGGCTAGATTTAATTTGTGGACCAAATGATAACTCCGAATCGTATGATGCTCCTAGTATCGACAAAAATGGCAATGTTAGTCTGCGAGAATTAAAAATGGACGATACACCGAGGTCTGTTTGGTCGAGGTCAACTTTCTCGGCTGCTAAATTGGATCTGACGGTACCAGCTTCTGCACGGACTGGTTCGTCGCTATACCGAACAGTGGACACATGGAATTACCTATGA
- the LOC134719827 gene encoding testis-expressed protein 264-like yields MAEVDLIIGVLIIFVVFLLLLTIIALLYVSGLFHTIEIGTGKPPIGQVTIAYKFVRGPYKDSGQFFTELSSHLKPEQHCLGIFYDDPKVVPKDECRYAVGGMIAKNDDTPDEEQKKYLIGEGYKIFKLPTVSYAVKTDFPYISYMSIILAVFRVYPKLSKYVKEKKLCAHPFLEIYEDSKIHFMAPLAKQNEFYVEEAAEVTMEDGEDLDDSMSADNSSYGGSVSRSEFSVATSYMGSIIEDSDDEDEDLLRLDEVKEEPSETPIKEIDVNDSADSAEREVTLDDIQKVVLPELSLPEDITTSMASFPDSGFSSEQVISPEISPMKKEEVADAKIGDVQNLNAMKIDSMKKEPSQESLDGNDSSSSFEVIDDKTEL; encoded by the exons ATGGCGGAAGTTGACTTGATAATTGGTGTTTTGatcatttttgttgtatttctaTTACTTCTAACAATTATTGCATTGCTTTATGTATCTGGGCTTTTCCACACTATTGAAATAGGCACAGGAAAACCACCAATAGGACAAGTCACTATAGCATACAAGTTTGTTCGAGGACCTTACAAAGATTCTGGACAATTTTTTACAGAACTTTCAAGTCATTTGAAACCAGAACAACACTGTTTAGGCATTTTCTATGACGACCCGAAAGTG GTACCAAAAGATGAATGCCGATATGCAGTTGGTGGGATGATAGCTAAGAACGATGATACTCCAGAtgaagaacaaaagaaatacctTATTGGCGAAggatacaaaatatttaaattgccTACAGTCTCCTATGCTGTTAAAACAGATTTTCCATACATAAGCTACATGTCGATAATTCTTGCAGTGTTTAGAGTTTATCctaaactttcaaaatatgttaag GAAAAGAAATTATGCGCCCATCCATTTCTAGAAATATATGAAGATTCAAAAATCCATTTTATGGCACCATTAGCCAAACAGAATGAGTTTTACGTGGAAGAGGCAGCAGAAGTAACCATGGAAGATGGAGAGGATCTTGATGATTCAATGTCAGCAGACAACAGCTCATACGGAGGAAGTGTATCTCGCAGTGAATTCTCCGTGGCAACGAGTTATATGGGAAGTATAATTGAGGATTCTGATGATGAAGATGAGGATCTTTTGAGATTGGATGAAGTTAAGGAAGAACCATCAGAAACACCTATTAAAGAAATAGATGTAAATGATTCTGCCGATTCTGCTGAAAGGGAGGTTACTCTTGATGATATTCAGAAAGTTGTCTTGCCAGAGTTGTCTTTACCTGAAGATATCACAACAAGCATGGCCAGCTTTCCTGATTCTGGTTTTAGCTCTGAACAAGTTATATCCCCTGAAATTAGTCCCATGAAAAAGGAGGAAGTTGCTGATGCCAAGATTGGCGATGTTCAAAACTTAAATGCCATGAAAATAGATTCCATGAAAAAAGAGCCTAGTCAAGAATCTTTAGATGGAAATGATTCTTCTTCCTCATTTGAAGTTATAGATGATAAAACTGAGTTGTGA